In [Phormidium] sp. ETS-05, the genomic window ACGTAAAACAAGCCGAATTTCATCCCTGCATATTCGGTTTGGTAGCCCGCCACCAGTTCTTCTTCTGCTTCTGGCAAGTCAAAGGGAAGACGTTCGCATTCCGCCAGGGCCGCAATCCAGAAAATCAGAAACCCCACGGGTTGCCGCCACACGTACCAGCCCAGGATACCGTAGCTCGATTGCTGGTCCACGATGTCGATCGTACTAAGGCTGTTGGACATCATCACCACTGCCAACACCGCCAGAGCCATCGGTATTTCATAACTGATCGACTGAGCAGCGGCCCGCAGACCCCCCAGCAGAGAGTATTTATTGTTAGACGAATAACCCGCCATCAGCAGCCCGATCGGCTGGACGCTAGACAAGGCAATCCACAAAAAGATTGCCACGCCCACATCGCTGATAATCAGATTTTGTCCAAAAGGCACAATTAAGTAGGAAACGAATACCGGCAACACCACCAAAATCGGACCGAGGGTAAACAGCCACGGATCCGCCTTCGCCGGTACGATATCCTCTTTAAAAATCAGCTTCAAACCATCTGCAGCCGGTTGCAGCACCCCGAACGGTCCCGCGTATTCCGGCCCAATACGCTGCTGCACCGCAGCGGATATCTTCCGCTCCAGCCATACTGATACCAAAACCGCTACCGTGGCAACCGCCAGCATCAGCAGCATCGGCAAGGGCATCCACACTGCCTTGGCGGCTCCTGCTGGGATGCCCAAACCCGTGAGGATTTGGATAACACTTCCTTGTAGGTCTATTCCAGAGTTCATGCTTGGATCGGCAATCTTATTAAGATTTTTTACGAACGCAACTCGTACAAGTATAATTGGAAAGTCGCCGCAAATATCGCGTCAGGGGATAGAAACCAGGTTTCTTAACCAAATCTCAGTGAATCCAGAAACCGGGTTTCTTAACCAGATCTCGGTTGAGAACCCACAGTTATCGCAGAAACCCGGTTTCTCAGGAGCAGCCTGGTCCCGGTTTCTTGGCTCATCCCCCCGTTCACCCTCTCCCCACACTGTGCCTACCCCCTCCCCGAACCCGTAAGGGTTATATCATAAGTCGCCGCAGTTAGTAATGATAAATTTTCATCATAGATCGGCCATAATAGTTGATAATTGTTATTTGTCATTAGTCTTTTGTCCCTTGTCAAAGGATACTTTGAATAGAAACCTTCTCGCCAAAAATACTGGGATTTGGACGATACCTCTAGTCTTATAAACCCGGTTTCTGGCGGTCAAATGGCCAATGACCAATGACAAGTGACCAAGGACAAATGATAAATAAAAATGGTGCTTATGGATATTTTCAAAACAGTAAGTCCTAGTGATTTCCTCGATTTGATGGTAGTTTTGGGTTATCTCGGTTTAACCCTGTTTGTTATGGTGCGGGTGTTTACCACCCAGAAAAAGTAGGGAGATTCTATCAGCAAAGGGAACAGAGAAACGGGGAAAATAATTATCAATTATCAATTATCAATTATCACCCCGTCTCCCCGTCTCCCCGTCTCCTAGTCCCCCCTGCTCCCCTGCTCCCCTGCTCCCCTGCTCCCCTGCTCCCCTGCCCCGTCAGCCCTTGAGAGCGGGGACCTTTTGGTGGGTGTTATCAGCACTTAACCGTCCGTCTTCCATATGCACAATCCGATCGGCTACGTGGAGGATCCGATCGTCGTGGGTGACTAACAGAATCGTGCATCCGAAGTCTTTTGCCAACTTGCGCATAATTTCCACCACCTCTTGTCCCGACTTACTATCGAGAGCGGCGGTAGGTTCGTCGGCGAGGACGATTTTGGGACTGCTCACCAAAGCCCGAGCGATCGCCACCCGTTGCTTTTGCCCCCCCGACAGATTCTCCGGGTAATAATCCATCCGATTTGCCAAACCCACCGCCGTCAACATCTCTTCCGCTTTTCGGCGTCTCTCTTGTTTACTATAATTATGCAACTCCAGAGCCATTTGCACATTTTGAATCGCCGTCAGCGACTTAAGCAAATTATGCGCTTGGAAAATATAGCCAATATGCCGCCGCACATCCACCATATCATCTTCTCTAGCCGCACACATTTCCTTTCCCAACACTTTTAAACTACCTTCCTGCCCAGAACGCAGTGCCCCTACCAGAGTCAGCAAAGTAGTTTTCCCCGACCCCGATGGTCCCGTCATCAGCACAATTTCACCAGAGTATATTTCTAAATTCACTCCAAATAAAACTTGCTTTTTCAGGTCGCCTTTGCCGTAATAGTGACTCAGATTGTGAACAGCAATCACCGGGTTTTTAGTCATATATAAAAATAGCTCACATGAATTACAGTGACATAGAACAAATGACAATCCCCCCTACCCCCCTTTGAAAGGGGGGGGGACAATTGATAATATCAATTATCAATTATCAAAGGACAAATGACAAGGGACAAATGACAAAGGACAAATGACAAATGACCAAGGACAAATGACCAAAGACCAAATTAAAAAATATCTGCCGGGTCAGCTTCTTGCAACTTCCGCACAGCGATCGCACCAGAAATAAAGCACATTACCACCGTCAAGATCAGCACTGTCAGCGCCCTAGCAGCAGTCATCGTTATCGGTAACATAGTAGCATTTCTCGTTAAATTATACAACACTATCACAATTGGCACTCCCGGCAAATAGCCCAAAATTGCCAAGAGGAAAGCCTCTTGAAACACCACCAAGTAAAAGTAAGCATTTTTGTAGCCCATTGCTTTCAGGGTAGCATATTCTGACAAGTGGTCGGCCACATCAGTATAGATAATTTGATACACTATAACAATCCCGACGATAAAACCCATTGCCACGCCCAAGCCAAAGATAAAACCAATGGCGGTACTCTCGCGCCAGTAAGTTTTCTCAAATTCGATAAATCCTTCCGTCGTCAAGACCTTGACATCATCTGGCAGCAAAGCCTGGATATCTGCTAGAACTTTTTCGCGGTCAGCTCCCGGTTGCAGTTTAATAATCCCGGCGTCAATTTCTCCCTTACTCCTGCGGCTGAAAATGCGCAGAAAATTTAAATCGCTGGTGATAATGTTGCCATCAGCAGCGAAGGAAGCACCGAGGCTAAACAACCCTTTCACATAAACCCGCCTTCCCCCCACTTCGGTGGTAACGGTTTTGCCAGCTTCTATCGCCGGAGCGATCGGCCCGAACTCAGCCCGGGAACTGCGGTCAAAAATCACCACATCTGGAAGTTTGATATTAGGGATATTGTCTTCTACTTCCGACATAGTGAAAACCGAGGTTTTCGGGTCAAATCCCAAAACCAAGATTTGTCTATCTCGCTTAGTATCTGGGTTTTTCCAGTTAATCAAACCCATATACAAAGGATTCACCGACTCCACTCCCGGCACCGCCAGAGTTTGGTATAACCGGCGCCAAGAAAAAGTCTGCATTGCAATCAAAGCCTCTGACTTAGGGCTGATTAAAACCAAGTCCCCTGTGAGATTTTGGTGCATCCGGGTGGAACTATCAAATAGGGCATCCTGAAACCCTAATTGCATAAACATCAAAGTATCGGCGAAGGTAATTCCCGCCACGGCTACCAGCAATCTGATTTTTTCCCTGGTCAGTTGCAACCAGGCTAGAGGTATTTTATCAAACATAATTTTGTTATTTGTCCTTAGTTATTTGTCCTTAGTTATAGTCATTTCAATTAAGAATGAGAATGTTTTTTGGTTAAATCCCGCTAAAGCCCTCACCCCCATCCCCTCTCCCAGGGAGGGAGAGGGGAGTAAGAGGGGGAAGAGGGGGAAGCAACCATCCTCCCACCCCTCCCCCTCTTACTCCCCTTTCTCCCTTTTTGGGAGAAAGGGGTTGGGGGATAGAGGGCAACTCTCTGAATCGAGTGTCTCATTGTTATCTGAAATAACCATATTTGTCCTTAGTTATTGGTCATTAATCGTCAGGTAACTGCTGGTAGGGGCACGGCGTCATCAAGATGTATCGTTACACCCAAATCTTAATGATGCCGTGCCCCTACAGTCTCTCCGACAAAGGACAAGTGACAAGTGACAAAGGACAAATAACATATATCTAAGGCTGAATTTTCACCGCCACTTGCAAATTAGTCAAACCAGAAACACGCTGGCTGTCTTCGGGGTTGAGGCGGATTTTCACTTCCACCACCCGCACGTCCACATCAGCCACGGGGTCGGTATCGAGGATATCTTTTTTCCCCACTTGCAAACCAATTAAATCAATGGTGCCTTGCAATTCGCCGTCAAAAGCATCACTGCTGATGGTGGCAGTTTGACCAAGGCGCACCCGACTAATATCAGTTTCGTAAACTTCGGCAACCACATACATTTGATTGGTGTTACCTATATCAACAATGCCATTATTGCCTACCACTTCCCCGGGGCGGGCGTGAATTTTCATCACTTGGCCGTTAATTGGGGATTTAATTGTGGCTTGGTCGAGGTTGATTTTGGCTTGAGTCACAGCCGCGATCGCTCTATCCACCTCAGCTTGCGCCGCTTGCACATCGACTTTCCGCACTTCCTCCACACTATCAAGAACCGATCGCGCCTCCTCAATTTGCAGCACTCCAGTTTCCTCCACCCGCATTCTGGTGGTTTCGGCTTCGCGAGCTACGGCTACCCCGGTTCCCTGAATGCGCTCTAAAGTCACTCTCGCCTCCTGCAACTGCTCGCGACCGGTAGTTTGCAGTTTCGTCAAGGTGGTTTCTGCCTCGCGAGCTACCGCCACCCCGGTCCTTTGAATCCTTTCTAGGGTGACTTTTGCCTCTTCCACCTGCTTGCGGCCCGTGGCTTCAATTTTAGCGAGTTGCTTTCGCCTCCTCTAGTTGTTTGCGACCGGTAGTATCGATTTTACTCAGGTTAACTCTAGCCTCGGCGAGGTTTTCCCTGGCTGTCACCGCTGCCAAAGCCTTGCTGTCAAACAAGGAAGCGCTGACGGCGCCATCTTTATATAGTTGCTCGTAGCGGCGATACTCTTCTTGTGCGTTTTCCATATCCGCTACCAAGCGGGCGATCGTCGCTTCCTGAGCTGCCACATCTCCTTGCCATTGCGCCTCTAAGCGGATGACGGTAGCTTCCTGGGCTAAAGTATCTTTTTCTAGCTGAGCTTCCAGGCGGTCAATAGTGGCTTGTTGGGCGGCAATATCCCCCCGTAGTTGCGCTTGGAGGCGCTCAATAGTGGCTTGTTGGGCGACGATATCGCCATTCACTTGGGCTTGGAGGCGGTCAATAGTGGCTCGCTGGGCGGCGATATCCCCCCGCAGTTGGGCATCCAGGCGAGATATGGTGGCGTCTTGCACTGCTAAATCTCTGGGGAGTTGCGCTTCGAGGCGGGATATGGTGGCTTTTTGGGCGGCGATATCCCCAGCTTTGGCTCCGGACTGGACTTGTGCCAAGCGAGCTTGGGCGATTTTCACTTGCTCTTGCGCCACGGCGAGTTCGGCGGTGAGACGATCGCGGCTATCCAAAATCGCGATTACTTGGTCTTTGACCAGTTTATCCCCCTCTTTTACCAGCAATTCCTCCAGTCGCTCCCCTTGAATAGAACTAGGAGCCGATACGGTAATCGTTTCTCCCTGGGGTTCCAGACGCCCCAAAGCGCTCACGGGTATTGCTTCTGGTGGTATGATTGGGGCTGGAGTTTCCTCTGGCTGGAAAGCAAACTGATTGTATAGAGATATACCCCCGACAATGAGCATCCCGGGCAACACCAGGACGATCGCCCACTTCAGCATCGGAGGAACCTGGTCCATCATCTTTTGGAAACTTCCTCCCTCCTTCCCCAGCGCAACGGGGGGATAGCCGTTATTTGTCTCATTCCAATTAGAAACCTGCTCCTCTTGCTTCTGGTGTTCTGTCCATTCTCGAACCGGTTCGGGATGATGGTCATTCAGGACCAGCTCTTCTGGCTGTCCTTCCCCTGTCTTGTCTTTGTCTTTATCTTTATCTGTCGGAGACTCGTGAGCCATAACTCTGGAGCAGGCATCTGGCCTGTTTAACGCAATGGGTCTCATCAGCAGGGGCAATTGATAAATTACCCCTCCAAATATTAATTATTACTTATTTTCCTGCTAATTGGATCGGTAAAATCCTCACTAATATCCCCAATCAATCAAATATTGATATTTGGTAGTAATTAGCTAATATGAAATAAATAGGATTGGGGAATAATTCTGATTTTGTCATCAAAATTTCTCAAAAATTGTCTGAAGAGAGATTAAATGAGGTAAAATTATAGTGATTAACTAATCAGCGGTATATTTAATTTCAAAACCGTGCAAACCTTGGGGTTCTTCAGACTCGACTTTTACCCGGAGGACTCTAGCGCCCCGTGGGCCAATATGGCACCAACTAATCATATCCTCTACTGCTTCTGGGGTGCCTTCAAATACCGCCTCGACTGCGCCATCTGGGAGGTTGCGCACCCAACCGGATAAGCCTTTTCGTTGGGCTTCTTCTTGGGTGGAAACTCGGTAAAATACCCCTTGAACTTTACCGGATACAAATATGCGGGCGCACCTGATATTGTTGTCTGGGGGAGATTTTCCATAATTTGTCCTTTGTCCCTTGTCCCTTGTCCGCAAGTCCGCTTGTCACTTGTCACTTGTCACTTGTCACTTGTCCGCAAGTCCGCTTGTCACTTTTCACTTGTTCGCTTGTATGAACAAACCAAGGACAAATGACAAAGGACAAAGGACAAATGACCATTATTTAGGATGGGGGGAGGTCAAAGAGAACGTTAGTAATGTAAGATTCTGCCCATTCGTCACCAAAGGCTTTTTCTAGAACGCGGCGAGTTTTATCATTTTGCTGTTGTTTCGTACAATATCTCTGCTGACCGGCCATGATTTCGGCAGCAATTTCTGGGCTGACGGGGGAGGAGTCGATCGCCTGTTGGCAGTGAATAGACAGATAGGCATCGACGCGGGATAAAAATAAGGCTTCTTCCGCCTCACCACTGGGACGAACAAACAGGCAATAGGGGGAAAATATGTCTCCCCAAGCAGGTAAATCGCGAGGTTGGGAGAAATTGGCCTCGGGCAAGGCATCGAGAGCCGGGATGTAACCGGGGGGCAAGGAACCATCCCGGCTCACGGGGGAGAGGTCAGCGATCGCGGCACCAATTTGCCCCCTTCCTCCCACCAAGTCCGAGC contains:
- the nuoH gene encoding NADH-quinone oxidoreductase subunit NuoH, translated to MNSGIDLQGSVIQILTGLGIPAGAAKAVWMPLPMLLMLAVATVAVLVSVWLERKISAAVQQRIGPEYAGPFGVLQPAADGLKLIFKEDIVPAKADPWLFTLGPILVVLPVFVSYLIVPFGQNLIISDVGVAIFLWIALSSVQPIGLLMAGYSSNNKYSLLGGLRAAAQSISYEIPMALAVLAVVMMSNSLSTIDIVDQQSSYGILGWYVWRQPVGFLIFWIAALAECERLPFDLPEAEEELVAGYQTEYAGMKFGLFYVGSYVNLTLSALLVAVLYFGGWELPIPIEWFAGWLGVSETTPWFQIVAGVIGITMTLLKAYFFVFLAIILRWTVPRVRIDQLLNLGWKFLLPVGLVNLLLTAALKIAFPFAFGG
- a CDS encoding DevA family ABC transporter ATP-binding protein, whose product is MTKNPVIAVHNLSHYYGKGDLKKQVLFGVNLEIYSGEIVLMTGPSGSGKTTLLTLVGALRSGQEGSLKVLGKEMCAAREDDMVDVRRHIGYIFQAHNLLKSLTAIQNVQMALELHNYSKQERRRKAEEMLTAVGLANRMDYYPENLSGGQKQRVAIARALVSSPKIVLADEPTAALDSKSGQEVVEIMRKLAKDFGCTILLVTHDDRILHVADRIVHMEDGRLSADNTHQKVPALKG
- the devC gene encoding ABC transporter permease DevC, whose product is MFDKIPLAWLQLTREKIRLLVAVAGITFADTLMFMQLGFQDALFDSSTRMHQNLTGDLVLISPKSEALIAMQTFSWRRLYQTLAVPGVESVNPLYMGLINWKNPDTKRDRQILVLGFDPKTSVFTMSEVEDNIPNIKLPDVVIFDRSSRAEFGPIAPAIEAGKTVTTEVGGRRVYVKGLFSLGASFAADGNIITSDLNFLRIFSRRSKGEIDAGIIKLQPGADREKVLADIQALLPDDVKVLTTEGFIEFEKTYWRESTAIGFIFGLGVAMGFIVGIVIVYQIIYTDVADHLSEYATLKAMGYKNAYFYLVVFQEAFLLAILGYLPGVPIVIVLYNLTRNATMLPITMTAARALTVLILTVVMCFISGAIAVRKLQEADPADIF
- a CDS encoding efflux RND transporter periplasmic adaptor subunit, whose product is MEEAKVTLERIQRTGVAVAREAETTLTKLQTTGREQLQEARVTLERIQGTGVAVAREAETTRMRVEETGVLQIEEARSVLDSVEEVRKVDVQAAQAEVDRAIAAVTQAKINLDQATIKSPINGQVMKIHARPGEVVGNNGIVDIGNTNQMYVVAEVYETDISRVRLGQTATISSDAFDGELQGTIDLIGLQVGKKDILDTDPVADVDVRVVEVKIRLNPEDSQRVSGLTNLQVAVKIQP
- a CDS encoding biotin/lipoyl-binding protein, yielding MAHESPTDKDKDKDKTGEGQPEELVLNDHHPEPVREWTEHQKQEEQVSNWNETNNGYPPVALGKEGGSFQKMMDQVPPMLKWAIVLVLPGMLIVGGISLYNQFAFQPEETPAPIIPPEAIPVSALGRLEPQGETITVSAPSSIQGERLEELLVKEGDKLVKDQVIAILDSRDRLTAELAVAQEQVKIAQARLAQVQSGAKAGDIAAQKATISRLEAQLPRDLAVQDATISRLDAQLRGDIAAQRATIDRLQAQVNGDIVAQQATIERLQAQLRGDIAAQQATIDRLEAQLEKDTLAQEATVIRLEAQWQGDVAAQEATIARLVADMENAQEEYRRYEQLYKDGAVSASLFDSKALAAVTARENLAEARVNLSKIDTTGRKQLEEAKATR
- a CDS encoding acylphosphatase, translating into MRTRDKGQRTNYGKSPPDNNIRCARIFVSGKVQGVFYRVSTQEEAQRKGLSGWVRNLPDGAVEAVFEGTPEAVEDMISWCHIGPRGARVLRVKVESEEPQGLHGFEIKYTAD
- a CDS encoding phycocyanobilin:ferredoxin oxidoreductase, which codes for MTNSLRTEQHQLIRQLADCIESVWHRYLDLSPYPLPEDLGYVEGRLEGEKVKIENRCYQTPQFRKLHLELARVGNSLDILHCVMFPRPNYHLPMFGSDLVGGRGQIGAAIADLSPVSRDGSLPPGYIPALDALPEANFSQPRDLPAWGDIFSPYCLFVRPSGEAEEALFLSRVDAYLSIHCQQAIDSSPVSPEIAAEIMAGQQRYCTKQQQNDKTRRVLEKAFGDEWAESYITNVLFDLPPS